Proteins co-encoded in one Balearica regulorum gibbericeps isolate bBalReg1 chromosome 24, bBalReg1.pri, whole genome shotgun sequence genomic window:
- the IFI35 gene encoding interferon-induced 35 kDa protein isoform X1 gives MDLEEDSFIKLPLPEGLQDGFPEVTPEQVRQEIEHCKELCSSLEQDHAKLQMAKEAVEQKTQELRKEGELLHKNLEQQMSLNRDEDVSCQVGFLLAKENDRLKQEKQVLKKKLEEARKRMVWEDPAMMLPALPEKKMVFKGLVTTKEDRNKLTLTPLIRYPLLGGSALITFEKAEVAQRIIEAKEHMVELSCGEEMEELDRCRMRVQAAPVDILLPSDLEIRLAQSSRSILVSDLPSLGIPEEILLDKLELFFSKTKNGGGEVESREFLDDSGQVMLTFAQDGVAEPLIEKGYIQVLLGKGKYTIKISPCMTGHITNLQFQPSRCPRTVLLSGIPDVLGEEPMRDTLEIHFQKASRGGGEVDAIAYVPAGRQGVAIFMEDAG, from the exons ATGGATTTGGAGGAG GACTCTTTCATCAAGCTGCCCTTGCCCGAGGGCCTGCAGGACGGCTTCCCGGAGGTGACCCCCGAGCAAGTCCGGCAGGAGATCGAGCATTGCAAG gagcTTTGTAGTTCTCTGGAGCAAGACCATGCAAAGCTACAAATGGCCAAGGAAGCTGTAGAGCAAAAGACACAAGAGctgaggaaagagggagaaCTTCTTCATAAAAATCTTGAGCAACAAATGTCTTTAAACAGAGACGAAGACGTATCCTGCCAG gtTGGCTTTTTGTTAGCAAAGGAGAACGACAGACTGAAGCAGGAGAAGCAGGtgctgaaaaagaaactggaagaagCAAGGAAGAGGATGGTCTGGGAGGATCCGGCGATG ATGCTGCCTGCCTTGCCAGAGAAGAAGATGGTGTTTAAGGGACTTGTGACAACCAAGGAGGACAGGAACAAGCTGACGCTCACGCCATTGATCCGCTACCCTCTGCTGGGGGGCTCAGCTCTCATCACCTTTGAGAAGGCAGAGG TGGCCCAGAGGATCATAGAGGCGAAGGAGCACATGGTGGAGCTGAGCTgcggggaggagatggaggagctCGACCGGTGCAGAATGCGAGTCCAGGCAGCGCCGGTGGATATACTGCTGCCATCTGACCTGGAG ATCAGGTTGGCTCAGAGCAGTAGGAGTATCCTCGTGTCTGACCTGCCCAGCCTGGGCATCCCTGAGGAGATACTGCTGGACAAGCTGGAGCTCTTCTTCAGCAAGACGAAGAATGGGGGTGGTGAGGTGGAGAGCAGGGAATTCCTGGATGACTCTGGCCAGGTGATGCTGACCTTCGCACAGGACGGAG TGGCTGAGCCGCTAATTGAGAAAGGATACATCCAGGTGCTTCTCGGGAAAGGAAAATACACGATCAAAATATCACCGTGCATGACCGGACACATCACTAACCTGCAG TTCCAGCCCTCCCGCTGCCCCAGGACTGTCCTGCTCTCGGGGATCCCAGACGTGCTGGGTGAGGAGCCCATGAGGGACACCCTGGAGATCCACTTCCAGAAGGCCAGCCGCGGCGGGGGAGAGGTGGATGCCATCGCCTACGTCCCGGCGGGACGACAAGGGGTGGCCATTTTCATGGAGGATGCGGGCTAG
- the RPL27 gene encoding large ribosomal subunit protein eL27 has protein sequence MGKFMKPGKVVLVLAGRYSGRKAVIVKNIDDGTSDRPYSHALVAGIDRYPRKVTAAMGKKKIAKRSKIKSFVKVYNYNHLMPTRYSVDIPLDKTVVNKDVFRDPALKRKARREAKVKFEERYKTGKNKWFFQKLRF, from the exons ATGGGCAAGTTTATGAAGCCGGGGAaggtggtgctggtgctggcCGGCCGCTACTCGGGGCGCAAGGCCGTCATCGTGAAG AACATCGACGATGGCACCTCCGACCGGCCGTACAGCCACGCCTTGGTGGCGGGCATCGACCGCTACCCGCGGAAGGTGACTGCCGCCATGGGCAAGAAGAAGATCGCGAAGAGGTCCAAGATCAAGTCCTTCGTGAAAGTTTACAACTACAACCACCTGATGCCCACCCG GTATTCTGTCGACATTCCGCTGGACAAAACAGTGGTCAATAAGGACGTTTTCAGGGACCCCGCTCTAAAACGCAAAGCAAGACGTGAAGCCAAGGTGAAATTTGAGGAAAG ataCAAGACGGGCAAGAATAAGTGGTTCTTCCAGAAGCTGCGATTCTAA
- the IFI35 gene encoding interferon-induced 35 kDa protein isoform X3, giving the protein MDLEEDSFIKLPLPEGLQDGFPEVTPEQVRQEIEHCKELCSSLEQDHAKLQMAKEAVEQKTQELRKEGELLHKNLEQQMSLNRDEDVSCQVGFLLAKENDRLKQEKQVLKKKLEEARKRMVWEDPAMMLPALPEKKMVFKGLVTTKEDRNKLTLTPLIRYPLLGGSALITFEKAEVAQRIIEAKEHMVELSCGEEMEELDRCRMRVQAAPVDILLPSDLEIRLAQSSRSILVSDLPSLGIPEEILLDKLELFFSKTKNGGGEVESREFLDDSGQVMLTFAQDGGKGTNHGPSTTSQHGWGLLKTRSPHRRASRAVQPTPRAPPCSASAPREPLPCGTGPAAAHPLLCTVPALPLPQDCPALGDPRRAG; this is encoded by the exons ATGGATTTGGAGGAG GACTCTTTCATCAAGCTGCCCTTGCCCGAGGGCCTGCAGGACGGCTTCCCGGAGGTGACCCCCGAGCAAGTCCGGCAGGAGATCGAGCATTGCAAG gagcTTTGTAGTTCTCTGGAGCAAGACCATGCAAAGCTACAAATGGCCAAGGAAGCTGTAGAGCAAAAGACACAAGAGctgaggaaagagggagaaCTTCTTCATAAAAATCTTGAGCAACAAATGTCTTTAAACAGAGACGAAGACGTATCCTGCCAG gtTGGCTTTTTGTTAGCAAAGGAGAACGACAGACTGAAGCAGGAGAAGCAGGtgctgaaaaagaaactggaagaagCAAGGAAGAGGATGGTCTGGGAGGATCCGGCGATG ATGCTGCCTGCCTTGCCAGAGAAGAAGATGGTGTTTAAGGGACTTGTGACAACCAAGGAGGACAGGAACAAGCTGACGCTCACGCCATTGATCCGCTACCCTCTGCTGGGGGGCTCAGCTCTCATCACCTTTGAGAAGGCAGAGG TGGCCCAGAGGATCATAGAGGCGAAGGAGCACATGGTGGAGCTGAGCTgcggggaggagatggaggagctCGACCGGTGCAGAATGCGAGTCCAGGCAGCGCCGGTGGATATACTGCTGCCATCTGACCTGGAG ATCAGGTTGGCTCAGAGCAGTAGGAGTATCCTCGTGTCTGACCTGCCCAGCCTGGGCATCCCTGAGGAGATACTGCTGGACAAGCTGGAGCTCTTCTTCAGCAAGACGAAGAATGGGGGTGGTGAGGTGGAGAGCAGGGAATTCCTGGATGACTCTGGCCAGGTGATGCTGACCTTCGCACAGGACGGAG GTAAGGGCACGAACCATGGGCCAAGCACCACAAGCCAGCACGGGTGGGGGCTCCTGAAGACCCGCTCCCCGCACCGCCGTGCATCCCGTGCCGTGCAGCCCACACCGCGTGCTCCACCCTGCTCAGCAAGTGCCCCGAGGGAACCCCTTCCCTGCGGCACGGGGCCCGCTGCCGCTCACCCCCTGCTCTGCACAGTTCCAGCCCTCCCGCTGCCCCAGGACTGTCCTGCTCTCGGGGATCCCAGACGTGCTGGGTGA
- the IFI35 gene encoding interferon-induced 35 kDa protein isoform X2, giving the protein MDLEEDGFPEVTPEQVRQEIEHCKELCSSLEQDHAKLQMAKEAVEQKTQELRKEGELLHKNLEQQMSLNRDEDVSCQVGFLLAKENDRLKQEKQVLKKKLEEARKRMVWEDPAMMLPALPEKKMVFKGLVTTKEDRNKLTLTPLIRYPLLGGSALITFEKAEVAQRIIEAKEHMVELSCGEEMEELDRCRMRVQAAPVDILLPSDLEIRLAQSSRSILVSDLPSLGIPEEILLDKLELFFSKTKNGGGEVESREFLDDSGQVMLTFAQDGVAEPLIEKGYIQVLLGKGKYTIKISPCMTGHITNLQFQPSRCPRTVLLSGIPDVLGEEPMRDTLEIHFQKASRGGGEVDAIAYVPAGRQGVAIFMEDAG; this is encoded by the exons ATGGATTTGGAGGAG GACGGCTTCCCGGAGGTGACCCCCGAGCAAGTCCGGCAGGAGATCGAGCATTGCAAG gagcTTTGTAGTTCTCTGGAGCAAGACCATGCAAAGCTACAAATGGCCAAGGAAGCTGTAGAGCAAAAGACACAAGAGctgaggaaagagggagaaCTTCTTCATAAAAATCTTGAGCAACAAATGTCTTTAAACAGAGACGAAGACGTATCCTGCCAG gtTGGCTTTTTGTTAGCAAAGGAGAACGACAGACTGAAGCAGGAGAAGCAGGtgctgaaaaagaaactggaagaagCAAGGAAGAGGATGGTCTGGGAGGATCCGGCGATG ATGCTGCCTGCCTTGCCAGAGAAGAAGATGGTGTTTAAGGGACTTGTGACAACCAAGGAGGACAGGAACAAGCTGACGCTCACGCCATTGATCCGCTACCCTCTGCTGGGGGGCTCAGCTCTCATCACCTTTGAGAAGGCAGAGG TGGCCCAGAGGATCATAGAGGCGAAGGAGCACATGGTGGAGCTGAGCTgcggggaggagatggaggagctCGACCGGTGCAGAATGCGAGTCCAGGCAGCGCCGGTGGATATACTGCTGCCATCTGACCTGGAG ATCAGGTTGGCTCAGAGCAGTAGGAGTATCCTCGTGTCTGACCTGCCCAGCCTGGGCATCCCTGAGGAGATACTGCTGGACAAGCTGGAGCTCTTCTTCAGCAAGACGAAGAATGGGGGTGGTGAGGTGGAGAGCAGGGAATTCCTGGATGACTCTGGCCAGGTGATGCTGACCTTCGCACAGGACGGAG TGGCTGAGCCGCTAATTGAGAAAGGATACATCCAGGTGCTTCTCGGGAAAGGAAAATACACGATCAAAATATCACCGTGCATGACCGGACACATCACTAACCTGCAG TTCCAGCCCTCCCGCTGCCCCAGGACTGTCCTGCTCTCGGGGATCCCAGACGTGCTGGGTGAGGAGCCCATGAGGGACACCCTGGAGATCCACTTCCAGAAGGCCAGCCGCGGCGGGGGAGAGGTGGATGCCATCGCCTACGTCCCGGCGGGACGACAAGGGGTGGCCATTTTCATGGAGGATGCGGGCTAG
- the LOC142605123 gene encoding uncharacterized protein LOC142605123, with protein MAARTVRVGGLPADLPPDRVADKLTIHFLRSRNGGGEIADVQVLPGPQACALITFEALEVAQRILKAKNHVLSIGGKKYPLEVTAHVADLSPDEIFIRACMIVDYGKLPAGKSLLRNLHKGYSNVQFNFDSKNTHCVVKGPFTELQAFSRDLLGSLNLKSQALGEILLPGSSHVAKESGVRDHQQVPDSAESARETAKLPNWDQVCEKAAQVPTPRGPVDGEGVEQLEDFSLVMDSDIYLYMQRFCGAEYQGVLRQHHVDVVDVSSDGIAILYLQPSAGMSGNMDTLWQARLALQRLYQQLEVSLRKEKIAKEGLDMDSQTLRVLTRELQKLYPQLLCHEDEKQLYLIGNLVDVSQAKQYLQDSSTRRGAAHTVGTVSSSLPSRPATSHTTEAALHKPKVPVDTSTSGLSPGRLELKSELKLAANFGALKADRSQASRGLSLNQDSPPAGQAQLSGKRLPETDALGPSDPTAQAQQYQPHVSTTDAVLGSAADSQQKDSKERDHVKEGAKLTRHKALSPLEGKENSAWQHPGDSKGSGPIKHHPLASTSSTLDVTRTSSALDSKPSESRLLLRRSNSFSLPRSKESDKPQDTSRAGSGGSMVREEMSLDSLQWSYLKDVCRFAIDELCRDGGVQISEHHTGDGTVLTLQAADRSKLFQAKWKVEALVQKCPDLVCQSMSYSELAVDGPDDSALSELCSLLRGNSLQVGVSKDKYKLCLVCPKETLPGVTEAFRMFSSRRLRALKSSSLSPGPESTGHSSVIQPSRSQDTVPGAALPSSLESLQMGLQHLNISDKADHADVLRAVRLPEAEDKRSPTPWRFQQARGQEEANDHVDAGAVQGGSSLLSPSVVDKPSPGGLKESQEQPKTKLSVGEPDIARLKQVLPDRFQFARDKSRGGNHEAMGQLRSAVPAADGAPHSLPTLLYRTMAAEPPEAPAQQSPAAEPRGQERALLPTGRSNGQEEPDLSSQQTRSPGLGQESDKTPLGWCDACQGSGVTCQAPCGHALCRTCFAADSTQPACCNSSSVALSCNIFGTFKISSLSQNLPGYYRDPTLQVAYNIPDGVQGVGDPRPGQPYKGGDFYAFLPDNKEGRKTAMLLKKAFEHGLTFQIKSCNGEERVTWGLIPHKTSWHGGKASNGYPDAHYLREVCTVLKKLGIA; from the exons ATGGCGGCCCGCACGGTGCGGGTGGGGGGCCTCCCCGCCGACCTGCCTCCTGACAGGGTGGCCGACAAGCTGACCATCCACTTCCTGCGCTCCCGCAACGGCGGCGGGGAGATCGCGGACGTCCAGGTGCTGCCCGGGCCCCAGGCCTGCGCCCTCATCACCTTCGAGGCGCTGGAAG TGGCCCAGAGGATCTTGAAGGCGAAGAATCATGTGTTGTCGATCGGAGGGAAGAAATACCCACTGGAAGTGACGGCGCACGTCGCGGACCTGAGCCCTGACGAG ATCTTCATACGTGCTTGCATGATAGTTGACTACGGCAAGCTTCCTGCTGGCAAATCCCTCCTGAGGAACTTGCATAAAGGCTACAGCAATGTGCAGTTCAACTTTGACTCCAAGAACACACACTGCGTAGTCAAGGGACCATTCACCGAGCTGCAGGCCTTCAGCAGAGACCTGCTGGGCAGCCTGAACCTCAAGAGCCAAGCCCTTGGAGAGATCCTCCTGCCAGGTTCCAGCCATGTGGCCAAAGAGAGCGGAGTGCGTGATCACCAGCAAGTGCCTGACTCTGCTGAGTCAGCACGAGAGACGGCAAAGCTGCCGAATTGGGACCAGGTGTGTGAAAAGGCAGCTCAAGTCCCAACACCTCGGGGCCCAGTGGATGGGGAAGGtgtggagcagctggaggacTTTTCGCTTGTGATGGACTCTGACATTTACTTGTACATGCAGAGGTTCTGTGGTGCCGAGTACCAAGGTGTGCTACGCCAGCATCATGTGGATGTGGTGGATGTTAGCAGCGATGGCATCGCCATACTGTACCTCCAACCATCTGCAGGTATGTCTGGCAATATGGACACCTTGTGGCAGGCCCGTCTGGCCCTGCAGCGGCTTtaccagcagctggaggtgagCTTGCGCAAGGAGAAGATCGCCAAGGAAGGACTGGATATGGACAGCCAGACGCTCAGGGTTCTGACACGTGAGCTGCAGAAACTGTATCCCCAGTTGCTCTGCCACGAGGATGAGAAGCAGCTTTATCTTATTGGAAACCTTGTTGATGTCTCCCAGGCCAAGCAGTACCTTCAAGATTCCAGCACCAGAAGAGGTGCCGCACACACGGTTGGCACGgtcagcagctccctgccctcaCGTCCAGCAACCTCCCACACCACAGAGGCTGCGCTGCACAAGCCCAAAGTGCCTGTGGACACCTCAACCTCAGGGCTCAGCCCAGGCAGGCTGGAGCTGAAAAGTGAGCTCAAGCTAGCTGCCAACTTCGGCGCTCTGAAAGCTGACAGGTCTCAGGCCAGCCGGGGCCTCTCGCTGAATCAGGACTCTCCGCCAGCGGGACAGGCGCAGCTTTCTGGAAAGCGCTTACCAGAGACAGATGCTCTAGGTCCAAGTGACCCAACAGCACAGGCCCAGCAGTACCAGCCTCATGTTTCTACCACAGATGCGGTTTTGGGGTCAGCAGCAGATTCTCAGCAGAAGGACTCCAAAGAACGGGACCATGTGAAAGAAGGTGCCAAGCTGACAAGGCACAAAGCTCTGTCTCCCTTGGAGGGCAAAGAAAACAGCGCTTGGCAGCATCCTGGGGACTCTAAAGGCTCAGGTCCCATCAAGCACCACCCCCTCGCTAGCACGTCTAGTACCCTTGACGTGACAAGGACCTCTTCTGCTTTAGACTCTAAACCCTCTGAATCCAGGCTTCTGCTGCGACGTTCCAACAGCTTCTCGCTGCCAAGGTCAAAGGAAAGCGACAAGCCCCAAGACACCAGCAGGGCGGGCAGTGGAGGCAGTATGGTGAGGGAAGAGATGAGCCTGGACTCTCTGCAGTGGTCCTACCTGAAAGACGTTTGCCGCTTTGCTATCGATGAACTGTGCAGGGATGGAGGCGTGCAGATCTCAGAGCATCATACTGGGGACGGCACTGTGCTGACGCTACAGGCGGCAGACAGGAGCAAGCTTTTCCAGGCTAAATGGAAGGTGGAAGCTCTTGTGCAGAAGTGTCCTGACCTCGTGTGTCAGAGTATGAGCTACTCAGAGCTCGCTGTAGATGGTCCGGATGACAGTGCCCTGAGTGAACTGTGCAGCCTCTTGCGAGGAAACTCCCTCCAGGTTGGAGTCAGCAAAGACAAGTACAAGCTGTGTCTTGTCTGCCCCAAGGAGACGCTGCCAGGAGTGACTGAGGCCTTCCGCATGTTTTCTTCCAGGAGGCTCCGTGCCCTGAAGTCTTCATCCTTGTCCCCAGGACCAGAGAGTACAGGGCACTCGAGTGTCATACAGCCGAGCAGAAGCCAGGACACGGTGCCAGGGGCAGCCCTTCCCAGCAGTCTGGAATCTCTACAGATGGGCCTGCAGCACCTCAACATCAGTGATAAAGCAGATCACGCAGATGTGCTCAGGGCTGTACGGCTGCCAGAGGCTGAGGACAAGAGGTCCCCCACTCCTTGGAGGTTCCAGCAGGCACGAGGGCAGGAGGAAGCCAACGACCATGTTGACGCTGGGGCTGTGCAAGGAGGTAGCAGCCTTCTCAGCCCTAGTGTAGTGGATAAGCCAAGTCCTGGTGGTCTGAAGGAGTCCCAGGAACAGCCGAAGACAAAACTGTCTGTGGGGGAGCCTGACATTGCACGGCTAAAGCAGGTTTTGCCAGACAGATTCCAGTTTGCAAGAGACAAGAGCAGAGGAGGCAACCATGAAGCAATGGGGCAGCTGCGGTCAGCAGTTCCTGCAGCAGACGGTGCTCCTCACTCCCTGCCCACCTTGCTGTACAGGACGATGGCTGCTGAGCCGCCTGAGGCTCCAGCCCAGCAGTCacctgcagcagagcccaggggcCAGGAACGGGCCCTGCTCCCAACGGGCAGGAGCAACGGGCAGGAGGAGCCTGACCTCTCCTCACAGCAGACAAGAAGTCCCGGCCTTGGACAGGAAAGCGACAAGACCCCTCTGGGTTGGTGCGATGCTTGTCAGGGCTCAGGGGTGACGTGCCAGGCCCCCTGCGGTCACGCCTTGTGCAGGACATGTTTTGCAGCAGATAGTACACAGCCAGCTTGCTGCAACTCCTCCTCGGTTGCCTTGAGCTGCAACATCTTCGGGACGTTCAAGATCTCCTCCCTGTCTCAGAATCTGCCTGGCTACTATCGAGACCCAACGCTCCAGGTTGCCTACAACATCCCTGATGGCGTGCAAGGG GTTGGTGACCCCCGCCCAGGACAGCCTTACAAAGGAGGGGATTTCTATGCCTTCCTGCCTGACAACAAGGAAGGGCGGAAGACAGCGATGCTGCTGAAGAAAGCCTTTGAGCATGGGTTGACATTCCAGATCAAGTCCTGCAATGGAGAGGAAAGAGTGACATGGGGCCTTATCCCACACAAAACCTCCTGGCATGGAGGCAAAGCCAG CAACGGCTATCCAGATGCCCACTATCTCCGCGAGGTTTGCACAGTGCTGAAGAAACTGGGCATCGCCTGA